From one Gadus morhua chromosome 8, gadMor3.0, whole genome shotgun sequence genomic stretch:
- the LOC115549084 gene encoding uncharacterized protein LOC115549084, with translation MQQEQEDLGKEREVLSLIKKRSGKLGALTRKRNEIHTLIDNGENTTLLNEDERESDHIDWYEPKLISCREFIDDIETWLKQDASQDAANNVSAVENVSHAASRKSYDVEPHDSVSQTAKPARPSSKAAASKSSSSSSASRKSKTLSEMAIQAELERVTLLKQADALQEKHALELEEAQLNAVMKAKRETLSVKTNLAIAKAKSQVFKEQEETQKSKSLASSGASTPTQFISPQRAMKQTKMSPAPVPLSTVGPTTSVAPPIYAKSKAKTRHLQQSADSNNDQPDLAEAMRRQNEITAMLIKQQRQSLLPPIQVPVFDGDPLQFRSFIKAFEQGIESKTDDMQVKLYYLEQFTSGQPRKLVQSCMHMSPQTAFGEAKRQLEWNFGSKVKVTAAFLNKALDWPALKADDGVGVALRSYTFFLRTSYNTTEDAGYLDEMENSSHMKVFVSKLPFRMRESWRMKVCSIREEQKRRVKFRDLLDFLERQVRAAMDPVFCEIQNTRAKATTPPTPKSIGKAKGSSFATSVAQVPHQSDTPNVGNAGKIQCLFCNDGHILDKCTTFKKKPNKDKITFLQSKGVCFGCLVQGHLSRNCQERLTCRTCSKNHPTVLHIEPKPQNTPADHETQTVSNALVSLDSEGDTGVGSKECSLSVLPVKVRLNKSTKVIETYAFLDPGSSATFCTESLMTQLNAPGQKMDILLKTMGQEKYVSSHKISGLEVAALNDNKFLRLPDVYTQKSIPVTKDNIPKEEDLKKWPYLQEVELTPINASIGLLIGANAPKALEPWKIVNSEGNGPYAVQTRLGWVINGPLGQEDSDDSDTASVQVNRISLGKLEEMLIKQYNQDFVEQHCDEHAELSVEDKQFMEIMSSSATLTNGHYYLKLPFRDSNVVMPNNKQVAQQRAQQLLKRFKRDQSFFEEYKGFMQDVSTEGYAEIIPQDQLSHEEGKVWFLPHHGVYHPRKKTLRVVFDCASCFAGTSLNKQLLQGPDLTNTLLGVLTRFRQGPMALMTDIKGMFHQVRVAEEHANYLRFLWWPNGDLTKDLAEHRMLVHIFGAVSSPSCATYALLKTAEDNAHLYPEEAISTIRKNFYVDDALKSVHSVEQATSLYQQLTEVCAKGGFKLNKWICSDRSVLSEIPEADRASGVKTLDLSRDQLPMERALGVQWDVEQDSFTFSILNKHKPLTRRGILSSVSSIYDPLGFLSPVILPAKQILQQLCKLKLAWDEAIPPEMAQTWQRWVDDLILLHSFSVRRCFTPSEFGNVEMAQLHHFCDASEVGFGAVSYLRLTNSEKEVCVAFVIGKARVAPLKHVTIPRLELAAAVVAVRLDKMLSKQLELNLSESVFWSDSMTVLKYIANTTTRFKTYVANRVSIISSLSNVGQWRHVGSKMNPADAASRGMKVGAFLKSSTWITGPDFLGKTEREWPASVDKASLHPDADPEVREEVLSFAAQAEEVCPTTKLLLHFSSWTRLKRAVAWIMKLKEKLRLKIKENAQCGDQTPVKQVKKTNYLPLTVDDLLLAEEAIVRFVQKKHYSSELAALKSGGVKKSSQLYKLDPIAIDDVLRVGGRLSRSALPVETKHPAILPKESHVSKLILQHVHNKVGHRGRNHMLSTLRRQYWIPHANAAARKIISECVICLKQRQRPGEQKMSDLPVDRVTADAPPFTHVGLDYFGPIEVKKGRSLVKRYGALFTCLTCRAVHLEVAHSLNTDSCINAIRRFICRRGQVKEIRTDNGTNFVSTNRLFKKDDLYARRRWRQVQYIADLFWKRWTTEYLPQLQERQKWNKVHRNFTVGDIVLVVEESAPRGAWPIGRITDTMADSKGCVRRVRVKTQTNELEKPITKICLLVGVV, from the exons AtgcagcaggagcaggaagATTTGGGAAAGGAAAGGGAAGTTTTAAGTTTAATTAAGAAGCGAAGTGGAAAACTCGGCGCTCTCACACGAAAGCGGAATGAAATTCACACTTTGATCGATAATGGAGAGAATACCACCTTATTGAACGAGGACGAGAGAGAATCTGACCACATCGACTGGTATGAACCCAAATTGATAAGCTGCAGAGAATTTATTGATGACATAGAAACGTGGCTAAAACAAGACGCCTCGCAGGATGCCGCTAATAATGTAAGCGCCGTGGAAAATGTGTCTCACGCTGCATCTCGTAAAAGCTATGACGTAGAGCCCCACGATAGCGTCTCACAGACCGCAAAACCCGCACGCCCCAGTAGCAAAGCAGCTGCGAGCAAGTCCTCTAGTTCATCCTCTGCCAGTAGAAAAAGTAAAACCCTTTCAGAGATGGCAATTCAGGCCGAGCTGGAGCGCGTAACCCTGCTAAAGCAGGCTGACGCGTTACAAGAAAAACACGCGCTTGAACTTGAAGAAGCCCAATTAAACGCAGTAATGAAAGCCAAAAGAGAAACGCTGTCCGTTAAAACTAACTTGGCCATCGCAAAGGCGAAGTCACAGGTGTTTAAAGAAcaagaagaaacacaaaaatcgAAAAGTCTAGCGTCCTCTGGAGCCTCTACACCCACACAATTCATATCGCCCCAAAGAGCTATGAAACAGACAAAAATGTCACCGGCTCCCGTTCCGTTGTCTACCGTTGGACCTACTACGTCAGTCGCCCCCCCCATATATGcaaaaagcaaagcaaaaacaCGTCATCTACAGCAAAGTGCAGACAGTAATAATGACCAACCCGATTtagctgaagcaatgcgcaggCAAAATGAGATTACTGCAATGCTGATTAAGCAGCAGAGACAGTCACTTTTACCACCCATACAAGTACCAGTTTTTGATGGTGATCCCCTGCAATTCAGATCCTTTATCAAAGCATTTGAACAAGGCATTGAGAGCAAGACAGATGATATGCAGGTTAAGCTTTATTATTTAGAGCAATTCACATCTGGGCAGCCCAGAAAGCTGGTGCAGAGCTGCATGCATATGAGCCCACAAACTGCATTCGGAGAGGCTAAAAGGCAGTTGGAGTGGAACTTCGGAAGCAAAGTGAAAGTTACAGCTGCATTTCTGAACAAGGCATTGGATTGGCCAGCCCTGAAAGCAGATGACGGCGTAGGTGTAGCATTaagatcatacacatttttCCTAAGAACCAGTTATAACACAACGGAGGACGCCGGATATTTGGACGAAATGGAAAACTCCTCACACATGAAGGTGTTCGTCTCCAAGCTGCCGTTCAGGATGCGTGAGTCCTGGAGGATGAAAGTGTGCAGCATCAGAGAGGAGCAAAAACGGAGAGTGAAATTCAGAGACCTACTGGACTTCCTGGAAAGGCAAGTGAGAGCTGCAATGGACCCCGTCTTCTGTGAAATTCAAAATACAAGAGCAAAAgccacaacaccaccaacccccaAGTCAATTGGAAAAGCCAAAGGCAGCAGCTTCGCCACCTCTGTTGCTCAGGTGCCACACCAGAGTGACACGCCCAACGTTGGAAATGCAGGCAAAATTCAGTGCTTGTTTTGCAATGACGGCCACATACTTGACAAGTGCACAACATTCAAAAAGAaaccaaacaaagacaaaattaCGTTTTTACAGAGCAAAGGCGTGTGCTTTGGATGCTTAGTACAAGGTCACTTAAGCAGGAACTGTCAAGAAAGGCTGACATGCCGCACCTGCAGTAAGAATCATCCAACAGTTCTGCACATCGAACCAAAACCTCAGAACACCCCAGCCGACCATGAAACACAAACGGTCTCCAACGCACTTGTGTCCTTGGACTCTGAAGGTGATACTGGGGTCGGTTCTAAAGAATGCTCGCTGTCTGTTCTACCTGTCAAAGTCAGACTAAACAAAAGCACAAAAGTAATCGAAACATACGCTTTCTTGGACCCAGGCAGCTCAGCCACATTCTGTACCGAGTCATTAATGACTCAGCTGAACGCACCTGGACAAAAAATGGACATACTGCTGAAGACGATGGGGCAGGAGAAGTATGTGAGTAGTCATAAGATCTCTGGCTTGGAAGTAGCTGCCTTAAATGACAACAAATTCTTGAGACTGCCAGATGTGTACACTCAAAAGTCAATCCCTGTCACGAAAGACAACATACCCAAAGAAGAAGACCTTAAAAAATGGCCTTACTTACAAGAAGTGGAACTGACGCCCATCAATGCAAGTATTGGACTGCTGATTGGTGCAAACGCACCTAAAGCACTGGAACCATGGAAAATAGTCAACAGTGAAGGTAATGGACCCTACGCTGTCCAGACTcgtcttggatgggtcatcaaCGGCCCACTTGGACAAGAAGATAGCGACGACAGCGATACAGCTTCCGTACAGGTGAATCGCATCTCATTAGGAAAATTGGAAGAAATGTTGATTAAGCAGTATAATCAAGATTTTGTCGAACAGCACTGTGACGAACACGCTGAATTGTCTGTGGAGGACAAACAGTTTATGGAAATAATGTCAAGCTCAGCAACACTTACCAATGGTCATTACTACCTGAAGCTGCCATTCCGCGACTCCAATGTAGTGATGCCCAACAACAAACAAGTCGCCCAGCAGAGGGCGCAACAGCTGCTGAAAAGGTTCAAAAGGGACCAGTCATTTTTTGAGGAATACAAAGGATTCATGCAAGATGTTAGCACAGAGGGATACGCCGAGATCATACCTCAAGATCAGCTGAGCCATGAGGAAGGTAAAGTCTGGTTCTTGCCGCATCACGGAGTCTACCACCCCCGCAAGAAAACATTACGCGTGGTGTTCGACTGTGCCTCATGTTTTGCTGGAACATCCCTGAACAAACAGCTCCTCCAAGGCCCCGACCTGACAAACACCTTGTTAGGTGTGCTCACCCGCTTTCGTCAGGGTCCAATGGCACTAATGACTGACATCAAAGGAATGTTCCATCAAGTCAGAGTGGCTGAGGAACACGCAAATTACTTGCGCTTTCTGTGGTGGCCTAACGGCGACCTAACCAAAGACCTTGCTGAGCACAGAATGTTAGTCCACATCTTCGGAGCAGTGTCCTCCCCCAGCTGTGCTACATACGCCCTGCTAAAAACTGCTGAGGATAATGCACATCTGTATCCAGAGGAGGCCATTAGCACCATCAGAAAGAATTTCTATGTCGATGATGCCCTCAAGTCAGTTCATTCAGTCGAACAAGCCACCTCTCTCTACCAGCAACTCACCGAGGTATGTGCTAAAGGAGGGTTCAAGCTCAATAAGTGGATATGCAGTGACCGCTCTGTTCTCTCTGAGATCCCCGAAGCAGATCGAGCCAGTGGAGTGAAAACACTTGACCTAAGCAGAGACCAGCTGCCTATGGAAAGAGCCCTAGGCGTCCAGTGGGATGTTGAACAAGACTCCTTCACCttcagcattctgaacaagcacAAGCCACTGACAAGACGTGGAATACTGTCAAGTGTGAGCTCCATTTACGACCCACTAGGGTTCTTAAGCCCGGTGATACTCCCCGCAAAGCAGATTCTGCAGCAGCTGTGCAAGTTGAAGCTGGCGTGGGATGAGGCAATACCACCAGAGATGGCACAAACATGGCAAAGGTGGGTGGATGATTTGATTCTGTTACACTCATTCAGTGTCAGAAGATGCTTCACACCTAGTGAATTTGGAAATGTAGAAATGGCACAGCTGCATCACTTTTGTGATGCCAGCGAAGTTGGATTCGGTGCCGTATCATACTTACGGCTAACTAACAGCGAGAAGGAagtgtgtgttgcttttgttATAGGCAAAGCAAGGGTGGCTCCACTCAAGCACGTCACCATACCTCGCCTGGAACTGGCTGCAGCAGTCGTTGCTGTGCGCCTGGACAAGATGCTGTCAAAACAGTTGGAGCTCaacctcagtgagtcagtctTTTGGTCCGACAGCATGACCGTCCTAAAATACATCGCAAACACCACCACTCGCTTTAAGACCTATGTAGCCAATAGAGTTTCCATCATAAGTTCACTGTCTAATGTCGGTCAGTGGAGACATGTTGGCTCTAAGATGAATCCTGCAGACGCAGCTTCGCGAGGCATGAAAGTTGGAGCCTTCCTGAAGTCCTCAACCTGGATCACTGGTCCTGACTTTCTCGGAAAAACCGAGCGTGAGTGGCCAGCAAGCGTGGACAAAGCATCGCTGCATCCGGACGCTGACCCagaagtgagagaggaggtcCTTTCCTTCGCCGCACAGGCGGAAGAAGTATGTCCCACCACTAAACTGTTGCTGCACTTCTCTAGCTGGACAAGGCTCAAGAGAGCCGTGGCATGGATTATGAAACTGAAAGAAAAGCTAAGGCTAAAGATAAAAGAAAATGCACAATGTGGAGATCAaactcctgtcaaacaggtaaagaaaacaaactacTTACCACTCACAGTCGATGACCTGCTCTTAGCAGAGGAGGCAATAGTGCGCTTTGTGCAAAAGAAACATTACTCCAGCGAATTGGCTGCACTGAAATCAGGTGGTGTAAAGAAATCCAGTCAACTGTACAAACTTGACCCCATTGCCATTGATGATGTATTGAGAGTTGGTGGTAGGCTGAGCAGGTCCGCTCTACCTGTGGAAACAAAACACCCTGCAATACTACCAAAAGAAAGTCACGTCTCAAAGCTCATTCTtcaacatgtacacaataaagtTGGTCACAGGGGAAGAAATCATATGCTCTCAACCCTACGACGACAGTACTGGATTCCTCATGCAAATGCAGCAGCCAGAAAGATcatcagtgagtgtgtgatatGCCTAAAGCAGCGCCAAAGACCAGGTGAGCAGAAAATGTCTGACCTGCCTGTTGACAGAGTCACAGCTGATGCCCCACCATTCACACATGTGGGCCTAGATTATTTTGGGCCAATAGAAGTTAAGAAAGGCAGAAGCCTAGTTAAAAGATATGGAGCACTTTTTACTTGCCTAACCTGTCGCGCAGTACACCTGGAGGTGGCGCATTCCCTCAATACAGATTCCTGCATAAACGCCATCAGGAGGTTTATCTGCCGCAGAGGCCAAGTCAAAGAAATCCGGACGGATAATGGAACCAACTTCGTCAGCACAAACC GTTTATTCAAGAAGGATGACCTGTACGCTCGGAGACGCTGGAGGCAAGTGCAATACATCGCCGACCTCTTCTGGAAGAGGTGGACGACCGAGTACCTCCCTCAACTGCAAGAGCGGCAGAAGTGGAACAAAGTTCACAGAAACTTCACAGTTGGTGACATCGTGCTCGTGGTGGAAGAGTCCGCACCCAGAGGTGCGTGGCCCATTGGGCGCATCACCGACACCATGGCAGACTCCAAAGGGTGCGTTCGACGGGTCCGTGTCAAGACACAGACCAACGAGTTGGAAAAGCCCATCACCAAGATCTGCCTCCTGGTGGGGGTAGTTTAA